Proteins encoded together in one Streptomyces sp. NBC_01216 window:
- the cobT gene encoding nicotinate-nucleotide--dimethylbenzimidazole phosphoribosyltransferase, with amino-acid sequence MNLDDFSDLIERPDGGIRRDAEERRERLTVPPGALGRLDELGEWLSAAQGTVMVRAIEQPRVVLFAGDHGVASREVSGRPAGGAYALVRAVLDGESPVAVLARAAGVPVRVVDAGLDCDPELLPAEVVRHRVRRGSGRIDVENAMTAEETEAAIRLGMAIADEEADSGTDLVVLGDLSVGGTTPAATLIAALCGTDASVVTGRGGAGIDDLAWMRKCAAVRDALRRARPVLGDQLELLAAVGGADLAATTGFLLQSAVRRMPVLLDGVVGAACALVAQRAAFRAPDWWLAGQVSGEPAQAKALDRMALNPLLDHGVSVGEGTGALLALPLVQAAAALAAELPERPEEPLSQEPTTPGEPVDVPGGVD; translated from the coding sequence GTGAACCTGGACGACTTCTCCGATCTGATCGAGCGCCCCGACGGGGGGATTCGGCGTGACGCCGAAGAGCGTCGGGAACGGCTGACCGTCCCGCCCGGCGCGCTCGGCCGGCTCGACGAACTGGGCGAATGGCTGTCCGCCGCGCAGGGCACGGTCATGGTGCGCGCGATCGAGCAGCCGCGGGTGGTGCTGTTCGCGGGCGATCACGGGGTGGCCTCGCGCGAAGTGTCCGGACGCCCGGCCGGCGGCGCGTACGCGCTGGTCCGCGCGGTCCTGGACGGCGAGAGCCCGGTGGCGGTGCTGGCCCGCGCGGCGGGGGTGCCGGTGCGGGTGGTGGACGCGGGTCTCGACTGCGACCCGGAGCTGCTGCCCGCCGAGGTGGTACGGCACCGGGTGCGGCGTGGGAGCGGACGGATCGATGTCGAGAACGCGATGACGGCCGAGGAGACCGAGGCCGCGATCCGCCTCGGCATGGCGATCGCGGACGAGGAGGCCGATTCCGGAACGGACCTGGTGGTGCTCGGCGACCTGAGTGTCGGCGGCACCACGCCGGCCGCCACTCTGATCGCGGCGCTGTGCGGGACGGACGCCTCGGTGGTCACCGGCCGGGGCGGCGCCGGGATCGACGATCTGGCCTGGATGCGCAAGTGCGCGGCCGTACGGGACGCGCTGCGGCGGGCGCGGCCGGTGCTCGGCGACCAGCTGGAGCTGCTGGCGGCGGTGGGCGGGGCGGATCTGGCCGCGACGACCGGGTTCCTGCTGCAGAGCGCGGTGCGCCGGATGCCGGTGCTCCTGGACGGTGTGGTCGGCGCGGCCTGCGCGCTGGTGGCGCAGCGGGCGGCGTTCCGGGCGCCGGACTGGTGGCTGGCGGGCCAGGTGAGCGGTGAGCCGGCCCAGGCCAAGGCGCTGGACCGGATGGCGCTCAACCCCCTGCTCGACCACGGCGTCTCGGTGGGTGAGGGAACCGGGGCACTGCTCGCTCTGCCCCTCGTCCAGGCCGCCGCGGCACTCGCGGCGGAGCTGCCGGAGCGGCCCGAGGAGCCGCTTTCCCAGGAGCCGACCACTCCCGGGGAGCCGGTGGACGTTCCGGGCGGGGTGGACT
- a CDS encoding bifunctional adenosylcobinamide kinase/adenosylcobinamide-phosphate guanylyltransferase, whose product MELTLLGTGAPLGLPRPDCPCAVCATARGVGARAATAVLVDGALLLDLTPGAALAAARAGHSLVGVRQVLLTHPHDGPAVEVPAGLPTAVRVPDGRELTLISGHRVRAVPMDSPGTGYEVTAPDGERLLYLPPGGAAAGLHDDRARPYDMVLADLTGRPDAAARLRAAGAIGPGTDVVAVHLDHDAPWGAELDRRLAAAGARTVPDGTTLCVGEYHAVPDVPRRTLVTGGARSGKSVEAERRLESFPEVVYVATGGVREDDAEWDRRVRLHRERRPGSWRTEETCELVPLLAREGPPLLIDCLSLWLTDVMDRAGAWGDERWADGGREEVQARTAELVEALRATRRTVVAVTNEVGAGVVPATASGRRFRDELGRLNAAFAAECEHVLLVVAGQALTLRG is encoded by the coding sequence GTGGAACTGACTCTGCTCGGCACCGGTGCCCCCCTCGGACTCCCCCGCCCCGACTGCCCGTGCGCCGTCTGCGCGACCGCCCGCGGTGTCGGAGCGCGGGCCGCGACAGCCGTACTCGTGGACGGTGCGCTGTTGCTGGATCTGACGCCGGGAGCGGCGCTGGCCGCCGCCAGGGCGGGGCACTCCCTGGTGGGTGTGCGGCAGGTGCTGCTGACCCATCCGCACGACGGTCCGGCCGTCGAGGTGCCGGCGGGCCTGCCGACCGCGGTACGGGTGCCGGACGGGCGGGAACTGACCCTGATCAGCGGACACCGGGTGCGCGCGGTGCCGATGGACTCCCCGGGTACGGGGTACGAGGTGACCGCCCCGGACGGCGAGCGGCTGCTCTACCTGCCGCCGGGCGGCGCCGCCGCGGGACTGCACGACGACCGCGCGCGGCCGTACGACATGGTCCTCGCGGACCTCACCGGCAGGCCCGACGCGGCGGCCCGGCTGCGGGCGGCCGGGGCGATCGGGCCGGGCACCGACGTCGTGGCCGTGCACCTCGACCACGACGCCCCGTGGGGGGCCGAGCTCGACCGGCGGCTGGCGGCGGCCGGGGCGCGGACGGTGCCGGACGGTACGACCCTGTGCGTCGGCGAGTACCACGCGGTGCCCGACGTGCCGCGCCGCACCCTGGTGACCGGTGGGGCCCGTTCGGGCAAGTCGGTGGAGGCCGAGCGGCGCCTGGAGTCGTTCCCCGAGGTGGTGTACGTGGCGACCGGCGGGGTGCGCGAGGACGACGCGGAGTGGGACCGGCGGGTGCGTCTGCACCGGGAGCGGCGGCCGGGGTCCTGGCGCACGGAGGAGACCTGCGAGCTCGTCCCGCTGCTGGCGCGGGAGGGGCCGCCGCTGCTGATCGACTGTCTGTCGCTGTGGCTGACGGACGTCATGGACCGGGCCGGCGCCTGGGGCGACGAGCGGTGGGCGGACGGCGGGCGGGAGGAGGTCCAGGCCCGGACCGCGGAGCTGGTGGAGGCGTTGCGGGCCACTCGTCGCACGGTCGTGGCGGTGACGAACGAGGTGGGGGCGGGGGTGGTGCCGGCGACGGCGTCCGGACGGCGCTTCCGGGACGAGCTGGGCCGGCTGAACGCGGCGTTCGCCGCGGAGTGCGAGCACGTCCTGCTGGTCGTCGCCGGCCAGGCGCTGACCCTGCGCGGGTAG
- a CDS encoding class I SAM-dependent methyltransferase, with the protein MLPAVSPWPTGQGGLRDTVRQELVARQLDEQISARYPVGQRLRVLDAGMGQGLQTLRLARAGHTVTGLEADPELLKAARESLATEPAGIRERVRLIEGDGRETGVHFLPGSFDVVLCHGVLMYADEPDALIAGLARMLAPGGLLSLVVRNAEALALRPALAGDWTGALAGFESDTYTDDNGLTVRADRLDALTATLAGIAAPLHAWYGVRVLTDSVAGDVGLPAAEELERLLAAEDRAGRTEPYRRVAALLHLCGVRG; encoded by the coding sequence GTGCTTCCGGCCGTCTCCCCCTGGCCGACCGGCCAGGGGGGGCTGCGGGACACCGTCCGGCAGGAACTGGTGGCGCGGCAGCTGGACGAGCAGATATCCGCGCGGTATCCCGTCGGGCAGCGGCTGCGCGTCCTCGACGCGGGCATGGGGCAGGGTCTGCAGACCCTGCGGCTGGCCCGGGCCGGGCACACGGTGACCGGTCTGGAGGCCGATCCGGAGCTGCTCAAGGCGGCCCGTGAGTCCCTGGCCACCGAGCCGGCCGGGATCCGTGAGCGGGTCCGGCTGATCGAGGGGGACGGTCGTGAGACCGGTGTGCACTTCCTGCCGGGCAGCTTCGACGTGGTGCTCTGCCACGGCGTGCTCATGTACGCGGACGAGCCGGACGCGCTGATCGCGGGCCTGGCCCGGATGCTGGCGCCCGGCGGGCTGCTGTCGCTGGTCGTGCGGAACGCGGAGGCGCTGGCCCTGCGGCCGGCGCTGGCCGGGGACTGGACGGGCGCGCTGGCCGGCTTCGAATCGGACACGTACACGGACGACAACGGGCTCACGGTGCGCGCCGACCGGCTCGACGCGCTGACGGCGACGCTCGCCGGGATCGCGGCGCCGCTGCACGCCTGGTACGGGGTGCGGGTGCTGACCGACAGTGTGGCGGGCGATGTGGGGCTGCCCGCCGCGGAGGAGCTGGAGCGGCTGCTCGCAGCCGAGGACCGGGCGGGCCGCACCGAGCCGTACCGGCGGGTGGCCGCCCTGCTGCACCTGTGCGGCGTCCGGGGCTGA
- a CDS encoding DUF3043 domain-containing protein codes for MFRSRSNAEKAPTEQVTADLSKQSRDPQAPKGRPTPKRSEAQTQRRRAATVPTDRKEAAKRQREARRADLARQREALASGDERYLPARDKGPVRRFVRDFVDSRFAIAEFFLPMAVVILVLSMIRTLQNISLLLWLAVIVLIVIDSIGLWLRLKKQLNARFPDEPKRGAMAYGLMRTLQMRRLRLPKPQVKRGERP; via the coding sequence GTGTTCCGTAGCCGTTCCAACGCAGAGAAGGCCCCCACCGAGCAGGTGACGGCGGACCTCTCCAAGCAGTCCCGCGACCCGCAGGCCCCCAAGGGCCGCCCGACGCCGAAGCGGAGCGAGGCGCAGACCCAGCGCCGTCGCGCCGCGACGGTGCCGACCGACCGCAAGGAGGCAGCCAAGCGCCAGCGCGAGGCCCGCCGTGCCGATCTCGCCCGTCAGCGCGAGGCGCTGGCCAGTGGTGACGAGCGCTATCTGCCGGCCCGTGACAAGGGTCCGGTGCGCCGTTTCGTCCGCGACTTCGTGGACTCGCGCTTCGCCATCGCGGAGTTCTTCCTCCCGATGGCCGTGGTGATCCTGGTCCTTTCCATGATCCGGACGCTGCAGAACATCTCGCTGCTGCTCTGGCTCGCCGTGATCGTCCTGATCGTCATCGACTCGATCGGGCTGTGGCTCCGCCTGAAGAAGCAGCTGAACGCGCGTTTCCCGGACGAGCCGAAGCGCGGTGCCATGGCCTACGGCCTGATGCGCACCCTGCAGATGCGCCGACTGCGACTTCCGAAGCCGCAGGTCAAGCGCGGAGAGCGGCCCTGA
- a CDS encoding PspA/IM30 family protein: MSGVMKRMGMIFRAKANKALDRAEDPRETLDYSYQKQLELLQKVRRGVADVATSRKRLELQLNQLQGQSAKLEDQGRKALALGREDLAREALSRRAALQQQVSDLEVQHQTLQGEEEKLTLAAQRLQAKVDAFRTKKETIKATYTAAQAQTRIAESFSGISEEMSDVGVAIQRAEDKTAQLQARAGAIDELLASGALDDQSGLAKDDIQAELDRLSGGSDVELELQRMKAELAGGGSASQQAIEGGDGTAAPQDQEQSHPRFDKQ, translated from the coding sequence ATGAGCGGTGTCATGAAGCGTATGGGGATGATCTTCCGCGCGAAGGCAAACAAGGCCCTTGACCGGGCCGAGGATCCGCGCGAGACCCTTGATTACTCCTACCAGAAGCAGCTGGAGCTGCTGCAGAAGGTCCGGCGGGGTGTCGCCGACGTGGCCACCTCGCGCAAGCGGCTCGAACTGCAGCTGAACCAGCTCCAGGGCCAGTCCGCCAAGCTGGAGGACCAGGGCCGCAAGGCGCTGGCGCTCGGCCGCGAGGACCTGGCGCGCGAGGCGCTGTCCCGACGGGCGGCGCTGCAGCAGCAGGTCAGCGACCTGGAGGTGCAGCACCAGACGCTGCAGGGCGAGGAGGAGAAGCTCACCCTGGCCGCGCAGCGGCTGCAGGCCAAGGTCGACGCCTTCCGTACGAAGAAGGAGACGATCAAGGCGACCTACACGGCGGCCCAGGCCCAGACCCGCATCGCCGAGTCGTTCTCCGGCATCTCGGAGGAGATGAGCGACGTCGGCGTGGCCATCCAGCGGGCCGAGGACAAGACGGCCCAGCTCCAGGCGAGGGCCGGTGCCATCGACGAGCTGCTCGCCTCGGGCGCGCTCGACGACCAGTCCGGTCTGGCCAAGGACGACATCCAGGCGGAGCTCGACCGGCTGTCCGGTGGTTCGGACGTCGAGCTGGAACTCCAGCGGATGAAGGCCGAGCTCGCCGGCGGCGGCTCCGCCTCGCAGCAGGCGATCGAGGGCGGCGACGGAACGGCCGCGCCGCAGGACCAGGAGCAGTCCCACCCCCGTTTCGACAAGCAGTAA
- the pspAA gene encoding PspA-associated protein PspAA, which produces MIVRIMGEGQWKLADDRFNELNRLDAELLAEMESGDADGFRHTLGALLDAVRRLGDTLPDDSLEPSELILPSADATLDEVREMLSDDGLIPG; this is translated from the coding sequence ATGATCGTGAGGATCATGGGGGAGGGCCAGTGGAAACTGGCCGACGATCGTTTCAACGAGCTGAACCGCCTGGACGCGGAACTGCTGGCTGAGATGGAGTCGGGCGACGCGGACGGCTTCCGCCACACGCTCGGAGCCCTGCTCGACGCGGTCCGCCGTCTCGGCGACACCCTTCCCGACGACTCGCTGGAGCCGTCGGAGCTGATCCTTCCGTCCGCGGACGCGACCCTCGACGAGGTGCGCGAGATGCTCTCCGACGACGGCCTCATCCCGGGCTGA
- a CDS encoding sensor histidine kinase, with protein sequence MTPPGTAFDRSRDWLRAHPLALDGTLAFAVLVCMVAGSFADPHGSPNGPTFGDRAPDAAGVVLMVLGAAALVPRRRRPLPVLAFTCAVTLVELVSDDRPAPVAMSAVIALYTVAARTDRPTTWRVGLATMAVLTAAAMFFGPTPWYAQENLGVFAWTGMAAAAGDAVRSRRAVVDAIRERAERAERTREEEARRRVAEERLRIARDLHDVVAHHIALVNVQAGVAAHVMDKRPDQAKEALAHVRDASRSALDELRATVGLLRQSGDPEAPTEPAPGLAVLDGLLDTFRNAGLPVALARTDERAGLPATVDLAAYRIIQEALTNVRKHAGQDAKAEVSVVRVGRTVEITVLDDGAPQPVPPAGTGGHGLLGMRERVTALGGTLTAAPRYGGGFRVQAILPATARAGEDG encoded by the coding sequence GTGACCCCTCCCGGCACCGCCTTCGACCGCTCCCGTGACTGGCTGCGCGCCCACCCGCTCGCCCTCGACGGGACGCTGGCGTTCGCCGTGCTGGTCTGTATGGTCGCCGGGTCCTTCGCCGACCCCCATGGCAGCCCCAACGGCCCCACCTTCGGCGACCGCGCCCCCGACGCCGCCGGCGTCGTGCTGATGGTGCTCGGGGCCGCCGCCCTCGTCCCGCGCCGCCGCCGCCCGCTCCCCGTCCTCGCCTTCACCTGCGCCGTCACCCTCGTCGAGCTGGTCAGCGACGACCGCCCCGCCCCGGTCGCCATGAGCGCCGTGATCGCGCTCTACACGGTCGCCGCCCGCACGGACCGCCCCACCACCTGGCGGGTCGGCCTCGCCACCATGGCCGTGCTCACGGCGGCGGCCATGTTCTTCGGCCCCACCCCCTGGTACGCCCAGGAGAACCTCGGCGTCTTCGCCTGGACCGGCATGGCCGCCGCCGCGGGAGACGCCGTCCGGAGCCGCCGCGCCGTCGTCGACGCCATCCGCGAGCGTGCCGAGCGCGCCGAACGGACCCGGGAGGAGGAGGCGCGGCGCCGGGTCGCCGAGGAACGCCTGCGTATCGCGCGCGACCTGCACGACGTCGTCGCGCACCACATCGCCCTGGTCAACGTCCAGGCCGGGGTCGCGGCCCATGTCATGGACAAGCGCCCCGACCAGGCCAAAGAGGCCCTCGCGCACGTGCGCGACGCCAGCCGCTCGGCGCTCGACGAACTGCGTGCCACCGTCGGTCTGCTGCGGCAGTCCGGCGACCCGGAGGCGCCCACCGAGCCCGCGCCCGGACTCGCCGTCCTCGACGGGCTGCTCGACACCTTCCGCAACGCCGGCCTGCCCGTCGCGCTGGCCCGGACCGACGAACGCGCCGGCCTGCCCGCGACCGTCGACCTCGCCGCGTACCGGATCATCCAGGAGGCGCTGACCAACGTGCGCAAGCACGCCGGACAGGATGCCAAGGCCGAGGTGAGCGTCGTACGGGTCGGCCGGACCGTCGAGATCACCGTCCTGGACGACGGCGCGCCCCAGCCGGTGCCGCCGGCCGGGACCGGCGGTCACGGCCTGCTCGGCATGCGCGAACGCGTCACCGCCCTCGGCGGAACGCTGACGGCCGCGCCCCGCTACGGCGGCGGCTTCCGCGTCCAGGCGATACTGCCGGCGACGGCCCGCGCGGGGGAGGACGGATGA
- a CDS encoding response regulator transcription factor: MTIRVLLADDQALLRSAFRVLVDSEPDMEVVAEAADGAEACAKARSERADVVLMDIRMPGTDGIAGTRMITADPGLSAVRIVMLTTFEVDEYVVRSLRAGASGFLGKGAEPEELLQAIRVAAAGDALLSPAATRGLIATFLAQGGGADPDDDEPGRSRSERLAALTTREREVLVLVAGGLSNDEIAERLRVSPLTVKTHVNRTMAKIGARDRAQLVVTAYESGLVRPKAR, translated from the coding sequence ATGACGATCCGGGTGTTGCTCGCCGACGACCAGGCGCTGCTCCGCAGCGCCTTCAGGGTGCTCGTGGACTCCGAGCCGGACATGGAGGTGGTCGCCGAGGCCGCGGACGGCGCCGAGGCGTGCGCCAAGGCCCGCTCGGAGCGCGCCGACGTGGTCCTGATGGACATCCGGATGCCCGGCACCGACGGCATCGCAGGCACCCGCATGATCACCGCCGACCCCGGGCTCTCCGCGGTACGGATCGTCATGCTGACGACCTTCGAGGTCGACGAGTACGTCGTGCGGTCGCTGCGCGCCGGCGCGTCCGGCTTCCTCGGGAAGGGGGCGGAGCCGGAGGAACTCCTCCAGGCGATCCGCGTCGCCGCCGCCGGCGACGCCCTGCTGTCGCCGGCGGCGACCAGGGGCCTGATCGCCACGTTCCTGGCGCAGGGCGGCGGCGCCGATCCCGACGACGACGAGCCGGGGCGGTCGCGCTCGGAGCGGCTGGCCGCCCTCACCACCCGGGAACGGGAGGTCCTGGTCCTGGTCGCCGGGGGGCTCTCCAACGACGAGATCGCCGAGCGTCTCCGGGTCAGTCCCCTCACGGTCAAGACGCATGTGAACCGGACGATGGCCAAGATCGGCGCCCGTGACCGCGCTCAGCTGGTGGTCACCGCCTACGAATCGGGCCTGGTACGTCCGAAGGCGCGGTGA
- a CDS encoding efflux RND transporter permease subunit encodes MSWLSRFSLAQRALIGLMSIVAVVFGAIAIPQLKQQLLPSIELPMVSVLAQYQGASPDVVEKQVVEPLESALKGVDGITGVTSTASEGSAVIMAGFDYGDEGTKQLVADVQQAVNRARAVLPDGVDPQVVAGSTDDIPTVVLAVTSDKDQQALADQLERTVVPALENIDGVGQVSVDGVQALQVSVTPDDAKLAAAGLDTARLAEAIRSGGGTVPAGSFSEDGKSLTVRAGGGYTSLAQIQDLRIKPAKGKAVRLGDVAKVEQRESSRVSITRTDGRPSLAVLATMDKDGSAVAISEEVEEKLPGLREDLGAGAELTVVSDQGPAVAKSISGLTTEGALGLVMAVLVILVFLASIRSTLVTAVSIPLSVVLTLIVLWTRDLSLNMLTLGALTIAIGRVVDDSIVVLENIKRHLGYGEERQAAILTAVREVAGAVTSSTLTTVAVFLPIGLVGGLVGELFGSFSLTVTAALLASLLVSLTVVPVLSYWFLRTPKDTSENPEEARRLAEEKEERSRLQRLYVPVLRFATRRRLTSVAIAAVVLVGTFGMAPLLKTNFFDQGEQEVLSIKQKLAPGTSLAASDEAARKVEKVLAATDGVKDYQVTVGSSGFMAAFGGGTGANQASYQVTLEDSASYRKTRDAIDAALEKLDGVGDTTIAAGDGFASQDLRVVVKAADAETLRKASEAVKAEVATLDDVTDVQSDLSQSVPRISVKATAKAADLGLDDTTLGLAVAHAVRGTPAGRAVLDGTERDVVLTSARPATTMAELKALPFGPVTLGDIAEVRIVPGPVSMTRIDGARAATVTAKPTGDNTGAVSAALQTRIDALKLPEGATASIGGVSEDQSDAFLNLGLAMLAAIAIVFMLLVATFRSLVQPLILLVSIPFAATGAIGLLIVTGTAMGVPAMIGMLMLIGIVVTNAIVLIDLINQYRAQGLGVVDAVVEGGRHRLRPILMTALATIFALLPMALGVTGEGGFIAQPLAVVVIGGLITSTLLTLLLVPTLYAMVELRKERRARRRAAKREVPAEVPPRAEDADLLEV; translated from the coding sequence ATGTCCTGGCTGTCCAGATTCAGCCTCGCGCAACGGGCCCTGATAGGGCTGATGTCCATCGTCGCCGTCGTCTTCGGGGCGATCGCGATCCCGCAGCTGAAGCAGCAGCTGCTCCCCTCGATCGAACTCCCGATGGTGTCGGTCCTGGCCCAGTACCAGGGTGCCTCCCCGGACGTGGTCGAGAAGCAGGTCGTCGAGCCTCTCGAGTCCGCGCTGAAGGGCGTCGACGGCATCACCGGCGTCACCTCCACCGCCTCCGAGGGCAGCGCCGTCATCATGGCCGGCTTCGACTACGGCGACGAGGGCACCAAGCAGCTCGTCGCCGACGTCCAGCAGGCCGTGAACCGGGCCCGGGCGGTCCTGCCCGACGGCGTCGACCCACAGGTCGTGGCCGGCTCGACCGACGACATCCCGACGGTCGTCCTCGCCGTCACCTCGGACAAGGACCAGCAGGCGCTCGCCGACCAGCTGGAACGGACCGTGGTGCCCGCACTGGAGAACATCGACGGCGTCGGGCAGGTCTCCGTCGACGGCGTCCAGGCCCTCCAGGTCTCGGTCACTCCGGACGACGCGAAGCTCGCCGCAGCGGGCCTCGACACCGCGAGGCTCGCCGAGGCGATCAGGTCGGGCGGCGGCACGGTGCCCGCGGGCTCCTTCTCCGAGGACGGCAAGAGCCTCACCGTCCGGGCCGGCGGCGGCTACACCTCGCTGGCGCAGATCCAGGACCTGCGGATCAAGCCCGCCAAGGGCAAGGCGGTCCGCCTCGGCGACGTGGCGAAGGTCGAGCAGCGGGAGTCCTCCCGGGTCTCGATCACCCGCACCGACGGACGGCCCAGCCTCGCGGTGCTGGCCACCATGGACAAGGACGGCAGCGCCGTCGCCATCTCCGAGGAGGTCGAGGAGAAGCTGCCCGGCCTCCGCGAGGACCTGGGCGCGGGTGCCGAGCTGACCGTGGTCTCCGACCAGGGCCCGGCCGTCGCCAAGTCGATCTCCGGGCTGACGACCGAGGGAGCGCTCGGTCTCGTCATGGCCGTCCTGGTGATCCTGGTCTTCCTCGCCTCGATCCGCTCCACCCTGGTCACCGCGGTCTCCATCCCGCTCTCGGTCGTCCTCACCCTGATCGTCCTGTGGACCCGCGACCTGTCGCTGAACATGCTGACTCTCGGCGCGCTCACCATCGCCATCGGCCGGGTCGTCGACGACTCGATCGTGGTCCTGGAGAACATCAAGAGGCACCTCGGCTACGGCGAGGAGCGCCAGGCCGCGATCCTCACTGCCGTCCGTGAGGTGGCCGGCGCGGTCACCTCCTCGACGCTGACCACCGTCGCGGTCTTCCTGCCGATCGGTCTGGTCGGCGGTCTGGTCGGCGAGTTGTTCGGCTCGTTCAGCCTGACGGTCACCGCCGCCCTGCTGGCCTCGCTGCTGGTCTCGCTGACCGTCGTCCCGGTCCTGTCGTACTGGTTCCTGCGGACCCCGAAGGACACGTCCGAGAACCCGGAGGAGGCCCGCCGCCTGGCCGAGGAGAAGGAGGAACGCAGCCGCCTCCAGCGCCTGTACGTGCCCGTCCTGCGCTTCGCGACCCGCCGCCGTCTCACCAGTGTGGCGATCGCGGCCGTGGTCCTGGTCGGCACCTTCGGCATGGCCCCGCTGCTCAAGACCAACTTCTTCGACCAGGGCGAGCAGGAGGTGCTCAGCATCAAGCAGAAGCTGGCGCCCGGCACCAGCCTCGCCGCCTCCGACGAGGCCGCGAGAAAGGTCGAGAAGGTCCTGGCCGCCACCGACGGCGTGAAGGACTACCAGGTCACGGTCGGCTCCTCCGGCTTCATGGCCGCCTTCGGCGGCGGCACCGGCGCCAATCAGGCCTCGTACCAGGTGACCCTGGAGGATTCGGCGTCCTACCGGAAGACCCGCGACGCCATCGACGCGGCGCTGGAGAAGCTCGACGGCGTCGGCGACACCACGATCGCGGCGGGCGACGGCTTCGCCAGCCAGGACCTGAGGGTGGTCGTGAAGGCCGCCGACGCGGAGACGCTGCGGAAGGCGTCCGAGGCGGTCAAGGCCGAGGTCGCCACGCTCGACGACGTCACCGACGTCCAGAGCGACCTGTCCCAGTCGGTGCCGCGGATCTCGGTGAAGGCCACGGCCAAGGCCGCGGACCTCGGACTCGACGACACGACCCTCGGTCTGGCGGTCGCCCACGCGGTCCGCGGTACTCCGGCCGGCCGGGCCGTCCTCGACGGCACCGAACGCGACGTCGTCCTGACCTCAGCGAGGCCCGCCACGACCATGGCCGAGCTGAAGGCGCTGCCCTTCGGCCCGGTGACGCTCGGCGACATCGCCGAGGTGAGGATCGTGCCCGGCCCGGTGTCCATGACCCGGATCGACGGTGCCCGCGCGGCGACCGTCACCGCCAAGCCGACCGGCGACAACACGGGCGCGGTGAGCGCGGCGCTCCAGACGAGGATCGACGCCCTCAAGCTGCCGGAGGGCGCCACCGCGTCCATCGGCGGTGTCTCCGAGGACCAGTCCGACGCGTTCCTGAACCTGGGCCTGGCCATGCTCGCGGCGATCGCGATCGTGTTCATGCTCCTGGTCGCGACCTTCCGGTCGCTGGTCCAGCCGCTGATCCTGCTCGTCTCCATCCCGTTCGCGGCGACCGGCGCCATCGGTCTGCTGATCGTGACCGGTACCGCGATGGGCGTCCCGGCGATGATCGGCATGCTGATGCTGATCGGCATCGTGGTGACCAACGCGATCGTGCTGATCGACCTGATCAACCAGTACCGGGCCCAGGGCCTGGGAGTCGTCGACGCGGTCGTCGAGGGCGGCCGTCACCGGCTGCGCCCGATCCTCATGACGGCGCTCGCGACGATCTTCGCGCTGCTGCCGATGGCGCTGGGCGTCACCGGTGAGGGCGGCTTCATCGCCCAGCCGCTCGCGGTGGTGGTGATCGGCGGCCTGATCACCTCGACGCTGCTCACGCTGCTGCTCGTCCCGACGCTCTACGCGATGGTCGAGCTGCGCAAGGAACGCCGCGCGAGGAGGAGGGCGGCCAAGCGCGAGGTCCCGGCGGAGGTTCCGCCGCGGGCGGAGGACGCGGACCTGCTGGAGGTCTGA